Below is a genomic region from Fulvia fulva chromosome 5, complete sequence.
CAAGATGAGCACTGTCACTGGCCTCAACCTGGCCGAAATGAACAAGGCGCATTGTCCGCGCTGGCTCAACTATGTCCTCTACTTCTTTGGGGAGGCCGCGGTCATTGCCACTGATATAGCGGAGGTCATTGGATTCGCAATCGCACTCAACCTGCTTGCGCCCAAGTTACCGATCGTAGCTGGATGCGCTATATCGATCCTCGATGTAATGTTCATTCTTCTTCTCTATCGTCCGGAAGGCTCGATGAAGGCGCTGCGACTATTTGAGGGCTTCGTCATGCTTTTGGTGCTAGGTGTGGCGATTTGCTTCTGCTTTCAAATGTCGCTAATCAAAAACACCTCTGTCGGCGATGTCTTTAAAGGATACCTGCCTTCAAGTGCGTTGGTGGAAAATCAAGGGTAAGGTCCGCCCGAATTGGCAGAAGAACTTCGCCGCTTACTTTGAACGCAGACTCTACCAGGCATGCGGCATTCTAGGTGCTACTGTCATGCCTCACTCGTTGTATCTCGGCAGCGCATTGAACCAGCCACGACTCCAACACTTCGACATCAAACACAACAACTACAGTCGAACTGTGATTGAGCACAGCGACGATGATGACACCTCGATGGCCCCGCCAGAGAAGTACAGACCGTCGCTCCAGGCCATTAACAGCTGCATGAAGTACTCCATCATCGAGCTTGCAATCTCGCTGTTCACATTTGCCCTATTCATCAACAGCGCGATCCTGATCGTCTGTGGCGCCTCGCTCTACTCGGTCGACGGGGCGCAAGATGCAGACCTCTTCGGCATCTACAACCTGCTTCGCGACCAGCTCAACCACGCCGCAGCCACCGTATTCGCGGTCGCACTTCTGCTGTCCGGATGCTCTGCCGGTATTGTCTGCACAATGGCTGGACAGATCATCAGCGAAGGTCAACTGAACTGGAAGCTGAAGCCTTGGGTCACCAGACTGCTCACACGATCGATCTCCATCGTTCCAGCCATTTTAGTCGCTGGAACCATCGGAAAGAAGGGCCTGTCAGAGGCCTTAGTCGGGTCGCAAGTGGCGCTCAGTGTCATCTTGCCGTTTGTCACAGCTCCGTTGATCTACTACACCTGCCGCAACAAGTACATGACAGTCATCACATCAGGCTCTAGCAGCAACCCTCGTAACGAGGTGGATGAGTACGGAAACGCGGTCCCGACGCAGGTGAAGATGAAGAATCACTGGACTGTGACCATTttgggggtggctatctgGATCATCATTGTCATCATGAACGTTGCCAACATCGTTCTGACTGGACTTGGCAAGAACTAAAGGTACTCGTGAGAAGCACCACTTACTGTTTAGAGAGCTAGGCTTCGAGCCCAGAAGGCAAGCCAATGGTGGGCATGGCAAGGTGCACTAGGGTGATAAGTATTCACCGGTGAAATGTATCAACACTGCAGCACGTTCCGCTCGTCATCGATAATGGCTGATCCCCAACCCACCAACGTATAGCTAGAGGCCCTGTTTCAATTCCTACAGCTTCTTCTTCGCCGGCTTTGACAATCCCACGCCCAGCAGAAACATCGCCCTGATGATCCCAACAGCAACAGTGATCCCAATATCGACCCGCCGAGATCAAAGCTCGAAGAAGAGCTGCAACCATCCCAAAGTCCGTGATAAGAATCCCAGCCTCGAGAGCTTTCCAGCCAGCAAGATTGTGGGGTGCTGCTC
It encodes:
- a CDS encoding Manganese transporter SMF1, whose product is MNCPSRTDPEIPSGFNQSPNSLAADTTTRSDLGQVASARIQHDHKLKTKDGPNVELTQLGGPSDADGMRRRKSQGDGASIAHSGFGEQMLGQTLGTSGPPNPRLPFWRSPFRRSGQVMWKFMQFVGPGFMIAVAYIDPGNYATDAAAGASYRFRLLFMVLLSNIFAIFLQSLCIKMSTVTGLNLAEMNKAHCPRWLNYVLYFFGEAAVIATDIAEVIGFAIALNLLAPKLPIVAGCAISILDVMFILLLYRPEGSMKALRLFEGFVMLLVLGVAICFCFQMSLIKNTSVGDVFKGYLPSSALVENQGLYQACGILGATVMPHSLYLGSALNQPRLQHFDIKHNNYSRTVIEHSDDDDTSMAPPEKYRPSLQAINSCMKYSIIELAISLFTFALFINSAILIVCGASLYSVDGAQDADLFGIYNLLRDQLNHAAATVFAVALLLSGCSAGIVCTMAGQIISEGQLNWKLKPWVTRLLTRSISIVPAILVAGTIGKKGLSEALVGSQVALSVILPFVTAPLIYYTCRNKYMTVITSGSSSNPRNEVDEYGNAVPTQVKMKNHWTVTILGVAIWIIIVIMNVANIVLTGLGKN